In the Vicingaceae bacterium genome, TTCTGAATTTAAATTGAAAACCGGCTCGATAGCTTGAAAAATATTAACTATCAAATATTTAAATCTTTATTTAAACTTTTGGCATCTTTGCCTTTACCTGTTTTATATGGCATCTCGGACTTCATGTATTTTGTATTGTTTTATTTAATAAAATACCGAAGACAGGTAGTTAGAAAAAACCTAATTAGCTGTTTTCCAGAGAAATCATTGAAAGAAATTGAACAAATAGAAAAAAAATATTACAAGCATCTTTCAGATCTGATAGTGGAAAGCTTGAAATCGTTTAAAATTTCAAAAACACAACTCAAAAATAGGATTAAATTTAATAATCCTGATTTTTTCAGAGATATTTTAAAGCAATATTCGAGAGTTATTGTTGTAATGGGGCATACGGGAAATTGGGAGTGGGCCGGTTTATTGATGGGCCTGAGCTCGCCGGCCAAACATTTTACAGTTTACCGTCCTATTAAAAATTCACTTTTTGACCGTTTGATGTATGATATGCGATCATCAACCGGAACAATCCCTGTACCAATGCAAATGATCGGACGTTATTACCTGGAAACTCAAGAACCTTCCGTATTTACTTTCATAGCTGATCAAAATCCCCCAAAAGAAAGTGCTTCGTGGCATAATTTCTTTGGAAAAGAAACGGCTTTCTTCCGTGGTTATGAAAAACTGGCCCTTAAAAAATCTGCTGCGGTGGTTTTTGTTTATATTTGTAAAATTAAACGAGGGAATTATGAAATCTTTTGTGAAAAATTACCTCCAAATAAATCATATTCCGGATCTTTTGCCGAGTTGTTGGAAAAAAGTATACGGCGTCAACCATACAATTGGTTATGGTCTCATAAGCGTTGGAAATATACTCGCAATTAGCTTATTTCTAACAGGAGTATTTTTTTCTGTAAAAATTCATTCGCAATCATTCAACGGGATAGCACAACAAAATTATGCGGGAGTGACCGGCGTTTG is a window encoding:
- a CDS encoding acetyltransferase; translated protein: MPLPVLYGISDFMYFVLFYLIKYRRQVVRKNLISCFPEKSLKEIEQIEKKYYKHLSDLIVESLKSFKISKTQLKNRIKFNNPDFFRDILKQYSRVIVVMGHTGNWEWAGLLMGLSSPAKHFTVYRPIKNSLFDRLMYDMRSSTGTIPVPMQMIGRYYLETQEPSVFTFIADQNPPKESASWHNFFGKETAFFRGYEKLALKKSAAVVFVYICKIKRGNYEIFCEKLPPNKSYSGSFAELLEKSIRRQPYNWLWSHKRWKYTRN